The nucleotide window CAGTTGCTGCGGCGTCCCCTCCGCCGCGACGACCCCGTCCGAGAGCAGGGCGATCCGGTCGGCCAGGAAAAAGGCGGACTCCACGTCGTGGGTCACGACGATGCTCGTCGCATCGACTTCCTCGCTCACGCGCGCGATCAGGCGGTTGATCCGGGTCGCGTTGACGGGATCCAGCCCCGTCGTGGGCTCGTCGTACAGGACGTAGCGGCGCTTGCCGATAATGGCGCGCGCGATGGCGACCCGCCGCTGCATGCCTCCGGAGAGTTCGGCCGGCAGGAGCGTCAGCACCTCCGGCTCGAGGTTCACGTGATCGAGCGCCGCCCGGACCAGTTCCTCGCACTTGGCCGCGCGGCCACGGCAGAAACCGGGTGGGAGTCCCATCAGCAGGTTCCCGCGTACGGTCATGGAATCGAAGAGGGCGGAATTCTGGAACACGTAGGCGGTCCTGGTGCGAACGGCGGCCATCTCGGCCCGGTCGGCCGAAGGTACCGAGATCCCATCGACGAGGATGTCTCCGGCGTCCGGATCGAAGAGGCCGACGATGTGTTTGAGGAGGACGCTCTTACCTGTCCCTGACGGCCCCATGATGGCGAGGGTTTCGCCTTCCCGCACGTCGAGGTCGACGCCGCTCAGGACCGGACGTCCCCCCAGCCACTTGTGCACGCCGATGATCCTGATCACGTGAGCGTCTTGTACACGGGCCCGAGTACCGTGTCGAGGACCATGATCGAGACGATGATCGCGACGACCGCCCTCGTCGCCGTCCGGCCGACGCCCGCCGCTCCGCCGCTCGCCCGAAGCCCCACGTGGCTCGAGATGAAGGTGATGGCGAAGCCGTACGCGACCGCCTTCACGAGGGAGAAGATCAGCGCGCCATGGTGATAGTACCCCTTGGCTCCATCCACGTATTCGGCCGTGCTCAACCCGAGGATGCCGACCGATGTCACGTAGCCGCTGAAGATCCCCATCGCGTTGGCGAGCATGACGAGCGGGATCAGAATGATGGTCCCCGCCACGACGCGCGGGACCACGAGTTCCACCACGGGGTCCCGGCCCATCGTCAGAAGCGCGTCGATCTGATTCGTCACCTTCATCGTGCCGAGTTCGGCCCCGATGGCCGCCCCGACCCGCCCCGCGAGGACGACCGCGGTCAGTACGGGTCCGAGTTCCGTCAGCATGCCGCCCACCACGCCGCCCGCGACGATCTCCCTCGGCAGTCCCTGGGAGAGCTGGTACATCGTCTGCTGGGCCATGACTGCGCCCGAGAGGGCACCCATCAGCAGTACGAGCGGGAGGCTGTCGAGACCGATGAACTTCGCGTGTTGGACCGTCTCCAGCGCATACCGGCGCGGGTGGGCGAGCGCGCGGAGCGTTGCGATGCCGAGCAGGCCCGCCCTTCCCGCGTGGAGTGCCGCGGCGCGGGCGGACCGGCCCGGGGCGGCGAGGAGGTTCGGCGCCTTCAACGGCTCTCGCGCCTCTCCGCGTCCGGCATCTCCAGTTGCGATTCCGGTCGCGGGACCCCGTCGAGCACCTCCACCTCCAGTCGAATCGCCTCCCACAGCCGGTGCATGCGTCCGGGGTCGTCTCCGAGCCGGGTGACGAAATCCTCGAGTTGCTGTCCGGTCACGCCATGCTCATCGAGCGCCGCTGCCCGTACCGAGTCGCCCTCCGCCGTATCCGCGTACTTTGCCCGCGCCCAGGTGAGCCTGGCCATGACCTGAACGTACGTGTCGTCGTCCAGGCCGCCGCCGGAGCCGCCGCAGCCGAGGGCCGCGAGGCCCGCGACGAGCAGGATCGGCTTCACGACGCCGCCGCCGCGGTACGGGCGCTTCATTCGGAAGCCCGAAGCGAGGCGCGGTAGAGCCAGAAGACGAATCCGGCGACGACCGCGGCGCCGATCCAGCGTGCGATCGGATCGAAGCCTTCGGGCACGAGGCTCAGCACATCCGTGCCGCGCTCCGAGATCGCGAACGGGATCGCGAGGAAGATTCCGACGAGCGCCTCTCCCGTGATGAGCCCGGAGGAGAAGAGAAGCCCGCGATGGTTCGCCTGCCGGACGGCGCCCTCGCCGCCTCCGCCTCGCCGCACGGCCCGGCCCACCAGCCACGCCACGATCCCGCCCACGAAGATCGGGACTTCGAGTTCGATGGGCAGGTAGATCCCGACCGCGACGGCGAGGACCGGCACCCGCAGGCTGGAGCCGCGCGCCTTGAGAGTCTGGTCCAGGGCGATCACGCCCGCCGCGATGAGCGCCCCGATCCCGATCATCCCCCACGGGAGATTGCGCGAAAAGACGCCATCGGCGACGGAAGCCATGAGGGTCGCCTGCGGCGCCTGCAGCATCTCGTCCGGGTCCATCCCCTCGCGCGGCAGGACGCCGCCGAGCCCGTACGCCTCGAACAGGAGGCCGAGGATCGGCGCGATGACGAGCGCGGCGGCCGTGACGCCGATGAGCTGCATGATCTGCTGTTGCCGCGGCGTGGCGCCGACGATCCGCCCCGCCTTCAGGTCCTGCATGTTGTCCCCCGCGATCGCCGCGGCGCAGGCGACGACGGCCCCCACGAGGATGGCGGTCGCCGCCGCCGAGAGCGCCTGGGGCGCCGAGACGGTGAAGTCGACCTGCATTCCCAGCAGGAGGTAGAGGATGAGGGAGATCGTGAGGATCGTCGCAATCGTCACACCCGAGATCGGGTTGTTCGAGGAGCCCACGAGACCCGCCATGTAGCCCGCGACGGAAGCGAAAAGGAACCCCGCCAGGAGGGCGAAGGCCGTCCCCAGCGCGAGCACGAGCCAGTAGAGTCCGGGCGTGATGGAGAGCGAGCCGCGGTCGATGACGAGCACGAACACCGCGAGGATCGGCACCGCGAGCGCCACCGCCCCGACCGCGACGAAGTTGATCGGCATGTCCCGCTCGGTGCGGAGGATCTCCGGACCGCCGTCGGCCGCGCGCGCCGCGCGCAGTGCCGCGATGGAGGAGCGCACGCCATCCCGCACGTGGCCCAGGAGCGAGACGAGGGCCCACACCCCGCCCACGACCATTGCGCCGACGCCCATGAAGCGAATCTGCGCGCTCCAGATCGCGAGGGCCGCATCGTACCCGCTCGCATCCCCCGTGATGCCGGCCACGACCTGCGGGTCGGTGACCGCCATGTAGATGGGGATCCCCACGAGCCAGGAGATCGCGCCGCCCGCGAGCACGAGGCTGCCGACGCGGGGTCCGACGATGTATCCGACGCCGAGCAGGGCGGGGGAGAGGTCGCTTCCGATCCCGAACACGGAACGGCCCACTGTGACGCCGTGTTCTATCGAGGAGCCGGCGATCTTGAGCCCCGTCTGGGACAGCTTGAGCAGGGCGGCCGCTACGCCCCCGAGCGCGATCAGCTTCGCGCCGGAGCCGCCGCTTGCCCCGGCCTTCAGGACCTCCGCCGTCGCGACGCCCTCCGGGAAACGCAGGTCCGCCTCGACGATGAGGGCGCGCCGGAGCGGTATGGTGAAGAGGACGCCGAGAATCCCGCCGCAGAGCGCGATCCCCATCGTGGGCAGGAAGGGGAACCCGGCCCAGTGGCGGAGGAGGATGAGGGCGGGCAGGGTGAAGATCACGCCGGCTGCCAGCGACTCGCCCGCGGATGCGGCCGTCTGGACGATGTTGTTCTCGAGGATATTGTGCTCGCGGAACATCCTGAGGATCGCCATGGAGATCACGGCGGCCGGGATCGACGCGGACACGGTGAGGCCCACCTTCAGGCCCAGATAGGCGTTTGCCCCCGAGAGGACGGCGGAGAGGAGGATGCCGAGGACGATCGCCTTGCCGGTGATCTCGGGCAGCGATTGCGACGCGGGAATGTACGGCCTGTGCGTGCGCGATTCCGGTGCGCCGACAGATGGGTCCGACATGGGCATCCCTCCAGATTGTCCCGGGACGGAAACGGGAGACGATCGAATCCTCATGGGACGGAATCGACCGACGGAACGCTAGTTACGGGTCCGGCAGGGGTCAACACGGGGAGCTCCTGCCGAAGTGGCACCAGGCGGCGCCCCGGACGGGGCGGTTCGCCGCCTGATCGGCGGTCATCCCGCCGTTCCGGCGGACTGGGGCCTCGAACCCGGCGGCCGGGAGGGCACGGGGATTGCTCATGAAACGGGGAAGCCGCAATCCAATGGCCGCGGTTCCACGCGAAGACCCACGGAAGGACGCCAAGGACTCCGAGGCAGCGAACAGAAGATGATCCCGAACGACAGACTCACGCTCAAGGCCCGCGAAGCTCTGAACGACGCGACGCTCGCGGCGCGCCGGTCGGACAACCCCGCGGTCGAGGACGTGCACCTCCTCGCGGCGCTGCTCGCGCAGGACGGCGGCGTCATCGTGCCGATCCTGCAGACGGTGGGCGTCGATCTCCCCGACCTGGAGGTGCGGCTCGAGCGGGCCCTGCGCCGCCTGCCGAAGCAGAGTGGAGCGGCTCCCGCCTCCAGCCGCGAACTCGACCGCGTTCTCGACGCGGCGGATGCGCTCGCCGGGGAGATGGGCGACTCGTTTGTGACGACCGAGCACCTCCTCCTGGCCCTCGCCGGGGAGAAGGCCTCCACGACGGGTCCGCTGCTCCGGAACGCCGGGGCGGGTCCGGAAACCACACGCCGGGCGGTGGAGGAAGTCCGGGGTCCGCATCGCGTGACGGATCAGGACCCGGAAGGGAAGTATCGCGCCCTCGAGCGGTACGGCGTCGACCTGACGGCCGAGGCGCGCGCCGGAAAGCTCGACCCCGTCATCGGTCGGGATGCGGAGATCCGCCGCGTCATGCAGGTCCTGTCGCGGCGGAGGAAGAACAATCCCGTCCTCATCGGCGAGCCCGGCGTGGGCAAGACCGCGATCGCGGAAGGCCTCGCGCAGCGCATCGTCGCGGGCGACATCCCCGGATCACTGCGGAACAAGCAACTCGTGCAGCTCGACATCGGCTCGATGCTGGCCGGCGCCAAGTACCGGGGCGAGTTCGAGGAACGCCTGAAGGCGACACTGAAGGAGATCACGGAATCCGGCGGCCGTTACGTCGTCTTCCTCGACGAACTCCACACCGTGGTCGGAGCGGGGGCCGCCGAGGGCGCGGTGGACGCCGGGAACATGCTCAAGCCCGCCCTGGCCCGGGGGCAGCTCCGCATGGTGGGCGCGACGACGCTCGACGAATACCGCGTGCATATCGAGAAGGACCCGGCTCTGGAGCGGCGGTTCCAGCCGGTTCTCGTCGGCGAACCCGGCGTGGACGAGACCCTGGCCATCCTGCGCGGACTCAAGGAGCGCTACGAGGTGCACCACGGCGTACGGATCACGGATCCGGCGCTCGTGAGCGCCGTGCGCCTGTCCGACCGCTACATCGGCGACCGGTTCCTGCCCGACAAGGCGATCGACCTCGTGGACGAGGCCGCGTCCCGGCTCCGCATCGAGATCGACTCCATGCCGGAGGAGATCGACGAACTGGACCGTCGCGTCACGCAACTCGAGATCGAGCGCGAGGCGCTGCGCGAAGAGGACGACGCGCGGAGCCGGGGGCGGCTCGCGGAGCTGGAGGGCGAACTCGCCGCGGCTCGCGAGTCGCTCGCGGGCCTGAACGCACGCTGGATCCGCGAGAAGGACACCATCGAGACGGTCCAGCGCTACAAGCGCGAGATCGAGGAGCTCGGCGTGGAGGCGCAGCAGTCGCAGCGGCGCGTGGACCACCAGCGCGCCGCCGAAATCCTGCACGGGGAGCTGCCGAAGCTGCGGGCCGAACTCCTCGCCGCGGAAGCGAAGCTTAAGGAGATCCAGGACGAGGGCTCGTTTCTGAACGAGGAAGTCGGGCCGGGCGAGATCGCCGAGGTCGTGGCGAGTTGGACCGGGATTCCGGTGGCACGGATGCTCGAGGACGAGAAGGACCGTCTCGCCACGCTCGAGGAACACCTGCACCGGCGCGTGATCAACCAGTCGCACGCCATCACGGCCGTGTCGGATGCCGTGCGCCGGAGTCGCGCCGGACTCCAGGACCCGAACCGTCCCATCGGGAGTTTCATGTTCCTCGGCCCCACCGGGGTCGGGAAGACGGAGACGGCGAGGGCGCTGGCGGAATTCCTCTTCGACGAGGAGTCCGCCATGGTCCGGATCGACATGTCCGAGTACATGGAACGGCACGCGGTGGCGCGTCTCATCGGAGCGCCACCGGGGTACGTCGGCTACGAGGAAGGGGGACAGCTCACCGAGGCCGTGCGGCGGCGCCCCTACACCGTGGTGCTCTTCGACGAGATCGAGAAGGCGCACCCGGAGGTCTTCAACGTCCTCCTCCAGATCCTGGATGACGGGCGGCTGACGGATGGCCGCGGGCGCACGGTGGACTTCCGAAACGCCGTACTCATCATGACGAGCAACATCGGGAGCGCCAGGATCCTCGCCCGTTCCGAGGCCGGCGAGTCCTGGGCCGGGACGGAGGCGGAGGTCGAAAGCGCCCTGCGCGGCCGCTTCAAGCCGGAGTTCCTCAACCGGGTCGATGAGATCCTCGTGTTCCAGCCGCTGAGCCGGGAACACCTCGAGTCGATTGTCGGGATCCAGGTGGACCGGGTGGCCCGAATGCTGGCGGAACGGGATATCCGGATCGAAGTCGGCGGAGCCGCCAGGCGACGAATTGCGGAAGTGGGGTACGACCCGGCGTTCGGGGCGCGTCCGCTCAAGCGCGCGATCCAGAGGCTCATCGCGAACCCGCTTGCGATGGCTTTCCTGGAAGGGCGCTTCCGCGAGGGCGACGCGCTGCGCGTGGAACTCGATGAGGACGGCGACGGGCTGCGCGTCGTCCCGTTGGGGGCACCCGATTCAAGGGAGGGGGAGGAATGAGGACGAGTCATCGGGCAGGCCAGGCGGTCCGCATCGCGGTCATGGTCATGGCCGCGGCGGGTTTCGCGCTTGCCGGCTGTGCGTCGCGCGGCGGCGCCGGGGCGGAATACGGCACGGATCTGTATGGCGCGGAGTCCGCGGAGGCGGCGATAGGGCGGTTTCTCGATGCGGCGAGACTGCGCGACTACGCGGCCATGGCCCGGCTGTTCGGGACGGACGACGGCCCGGCGGAACATCGCTGGGGTCGGGTCGAGACGGAGCAGAGGATGTTCGTGCTTGCGGGCCTGCTCGCGCCGAGCGGCTACGAAGTCCGCCCGAATCCCGTCTCCGGGGCCGGCGGCGCCTCCCGCTGGATGGTCGACCTGACGGGGACGCGAAACGGGGCTGTGAGCGTCCCGTTCTTCATCGTTTCGAATGGGAGCCGCTGGTTCGTGGAGCGCGTCGGGACGGAGGGACTCCGGACTCCGTGATCCCGGCGGGGCGTTCGTGATAGCGGCGGAGTCGCCGCGGGTCGACGCCTGCGAAGAAGGCTGCCCGCAGCGCCCAGTGCCTGACGACCGTGCGAAGGAAGCCGGCTTCCCAGCGCCGGCTCGAGGTACGCGCCGCGAGGGGGAGGAGGCGAAAGCGGGCGACTCGCCGAACGGCCCGGACGAAGGTCACGTCCTCGAAGAGAGGAAGATCCCCGAAGCCCCCGCAGGCCTCGTAGGCGTCGCGCGTCGCGAAGAGGGCCTGGTCGCCCGTCGCGGTGTGGAGCCGGCGGGTACGCCAGTTCACGCCCCATTCGAGCAGGCGATAGCGCCAGCCGTGCGCGTGCGGGTCGAGGGCGAAGCGGAAACAGCCCGCCTCCGCGCCGGCTCGAACGGCGGCGCGGATAGCCGTCGCGGCGCCGTCGGGAAGCCAGGTGTCCGCGTGCAGGAAGACGAGAATCTCTCCGGACGCGGCCCGGGCCCCGGCGGCGAGCTGCGCACCGCGATTCGGGCGGGTCGCCAGGACGCGGCCATGGTCCGCCGCGATCCCCGCCGTACGATCCCGGCTGCCTCCGTCGACCACGATGACTTCCGCCTCCGGGCCGAGAGCGGACTTTGCGCGCCGGAGCGTCTCATCGAGGTGCGGTTCCTCATCGAGCGTCGGCACGATGACGGAGAACTCCGGTCCGGGGCGTGCCGGTCGCCGTGGCGATCCGGCGAGGGATTCCGGCTCCCGTGTCACCTGCGCTCGGGATCCTCCCGCATCTCCAGGAGAACTCCCTTCAGCGCGCGCGGATGCAGAAAAGCGATGCGGGCGCCGCCGGCGCCGCGGCGGATCCGGGGCGGTATGGCTTCCGCACCGGCCGCTTCGGCTGCCGCGAGGGCGTCCTCGAGATCGCCGACGCGGACGCAGACGTGGTGAATGCCGGGACCGCGTCGGTCGAGGAAGCGGGCGATGGGCGACTCCGGGGTCAGGGGGGCGAGCAGTTCGATCCGCCCGGAGCCTTCGCCGAAGAAGGTGGCGCGAATGCCCTCCGAGGGAACGGTTTCCTCGCCGGACGGCGGTCGGTCGAGGATGGCGGACCACTGCCGGACGGCGTCCGGCAGCGAGTTGACCGCGATTCCCACGTGGTCGATTATGGGCGCGCCCGGAATACGGTTGCCTTGGTTCACTGCGGCCGGAGCCCCTTTTGTGGTTAGACTCGCCTGCGGCGGCGCGCGGGAACGTATTCCGGACCCGGCGCCGGAGCCAGTGAGGAGAAGCCTTCTTCCCGGCCGGGTGAGCCGGGCGGCACTGAAACAGGAGATTCGAATGGTTGATGCTGCGAATGGAGGACCCATCGAGATCACGGATGCGAATTTTGCGGATGAGATCGAGGGCGCCGACGGTCTGGCGATGGTGGATTTCTGGGCGGCGTGGTGCGGCCCGTGCAGGCTCGTCGGGCCGATCGTCGACGAGCTCGCGCGGGAGTATTCGGGGCGAGTCACGGTCGGGAAACTCGATGTGGACGCGAACCCGCAAACCGCATTCCGCTTCAACGTGCGCTCGATCCCGAGCATCCTCTTCTTCAGGGGTGGCGAGGTCGTGGACACCCTCGTGGGGGCGCACCCCAAGGATTCCCTCGAGAGGAAGATCCTCGAGCACGTCTAGAAGTCCGTGGCGAACCCCGCGTCAGCGCCGCCGCGGGCCACCCCGACTCCGCGCCCCCCGGCCCCGATGGCTCCGGGGGGCGCGGGCGCATCGGGCGGGTGAACGGGAGGCGAGTGCCGTGCCGCGTGTCGTGACGGGAGCCCTGTATGTGGTCGGGACGCCGATCGGCAATCTGGACGACATGCCGCGGCGGGCGGTCCGGATTCTGCGTTCGGTCGACGTGTGCTACGCGGAAGACACGCGGCGCACGGGCTCGCTGCTCGCGCGGCTGGAGGCGAGCGTCCCGCTGCGGTCGCTGCACATGCACAATGAGCGCGCACGGGTGGACGAACTGCTCGCCGCCTTGGCTGCGGGGCGCTCCGCGGCCCTCGTGTCCGATGCGGGCACGCCGACGGTGTCCGACCCGGGTTGCCGGGCGGTGGCCGCCGCCCGCGAGGCGGGGCACGAGGTGTTTGCCGTTCCCGGCCCCTCCGCCGTGCTGGCGGCGCTCTCGGTGTCCGGCTTCCCCGCCGACCGGTTTCTCTTTCTCGGCTTCGTTCCCCGGCGGGGCGGCGAACGCTCCGCCTGGATCGACGATCTCCGCGCATGCGCCGACACCGCGGTCGCGTTCGAGGCGCCGGGGCGGCTGGTCGCGCTCCTCGATGAGTTGGCGGAAGCGGGTTTGGGTGAGCGGCGGGCCGTGGTCTGTCGGGAACTGACGAAGCTGCACGAGGAGACGGTGGCCGGATCCGTGCGCGAGTTGGCGTCCGCGTTTGCGTCGCGCGAGGTCAGGGGCGAGGTGACGATCGTCTTCGGGGACCGTGCGGCAGGCAACGAAGTGCCCGATCTGGCGGTCCTGATGGAGGAGGCGCGACATTGGTCGCGCGATGGCCTGCGGCGGCGCGAGATTGCCGACCGCCTGGCTGCGGAGTTCGGTCTGAGCCGGAACGAGGCCTATCGCGTGAGCTTGCAGGTTCAAGAGGCGCCCTCGGAATGAGTGACGGATTCGGCTTCGAACGGCTGGCCGCCGCCTGCGCGGCGACCCGGGCGCGCGCCGCGGGGACGGCGGCGGCTTCAGCCATTACGCTGGGTGGAGCGCTGATCCTCGTTCTTTCCCTGCTCCCGGTTTCCGCCCGCGAGGGCCGCGGCTCGCTCGTTCCGCTCGCGCTCGCCCTCGTCCTGTGGGCCGGCCTCGTCGGACTGACGTGGATCGCCCGCCGCGTCTGGCAGGCGCTGCATCCGCACGCCGTGGCCGGGGAGGCGGACGCTGCGGCGGGACTGGGGGCCGGCGATGTTCGCTCCGCGATCGAGCTGGAACGGACGGAGGCCGCGGGGGGCGCGGGATTGGCCGCGCTCCACCGCGCGCGCGTGTCTGAGGCGCTGGGGAAGGCCGCGTCGCGCGGGCTCCTACCGGTCACCGGCCCGGGATGGAAGCGGCGGATCCGCCGTTCGGGCGTCGCCGTGGCTCTCGTGCTGCTCGCGATCTCGGTGGCCGCGCTTCTGCGGCCCCAGCCCACGTTCTCCGCCGCCGCGGCGCTGGGGGCGCCGTGGCGCACCGCCTTTCCGGCGCCGCTCCCGCCCCTCGGCCTGACCGGCGCGATGGGCGTGCCCCGGGGAGATGCGGCGGTCGTGTCCATCTCGGCCACGGGGCGCGACCGGGTCGACCTGGTGTGGCGCGCCGCGGGCCGGGCGCCGGAACGGACCCTTCTGGAGGTATCGGCGGCCGGTTCGGCGCAGGGCCGCACTGGGCCGATCATCTCTCCCACGGCGGTGTGGGTCGAAGATGGGGAGGGCTTTACGAGCGACACCCTCCGCGTCCGTCCCCTCGAGCCGCTCCTGGTCCAGGATCTCCAGCTTACCGTCGAGTTCCCGGCCTATCTGGGCCGCGGATCCGAACGCTACCGCGGCCGGATTCCGCCGCTCGTGGCGCCGGAGGGGACGAGGTTGCGGTTGAGCGGAGAGACGAACCTTCCGCTCGATGGCGCGACTCTCGCATGGCAGCCCGGCGACGACGAGCCGGGCGAGGCGGCCGCCCGAATTCCGCTCGAGATCGCGGGCGCGCA belongs to Candidatus Palauibacter australiensis and includes:
- a CDS encoding ATP-binding cassette domain-containing protein; this encodes MIRIIGVHKWLGGRPVLSGVDLDVREGETLAIMGPSGTGKSVLLKHIVGLFDPDAGDILVDGISVPSADRAEMAAVRTRTAYVFQNSALFDSMTVRGNLLMGLPPGFCRGRAAKCEELVRAALDHVNLEPEVLTLLPAELSGGMQRRVAIARAIIGKRRYVLYDEPTTGLDPVNATRINRLIARVSEEVDATSIVVTHDVESAFFLADRIALLSDGVVAAEGTPQQLRETDNRAVREFLDAAPARGPA
- a CDS encoding ABC transporter permease — translated: MKAPNLLAAPGRSARAAALHAGRAGLLGIATLRALAHPRRYALETVQHAKFIGLDSLPLVLLMGALSGAVMAQQTMYQLSQGLPREIVAGGVVGGMLTELGPVLTAVVLAGRVGAAIGAELGTMKVTNQIDALLTMGRDPVVELVVPRVVAGTIILIPLVMLANAMGIFSGYVTSVGILGLSTAEYVDGAKGYYHHGALIFSLVKAVAYGFAITFISSHVGLRASGGAAGVGRTATRAVVAIIVSIMVLDTVLGPVYKTLT
- a CDS encoding oligopeptide transporter, OPT family, with translation MSDPSVGAPESRTHRPYIPASQSLPEITGKAIVLGILLSAVLSGANAYLGLKVGLTVSASIPAAVISMAILRMFREHNILENNIVQTAASAGESLAAGVIFTLPALILLRHWAGFPFLPTMGIALCGGILGVLFTIPLRRALIVEADLRFPEGVATAEVLKAGASGGSGAKLIALGGVAAALLKLSQTGLKIAGSSIEHGVTVGRSVFGIGSDLSPALLGVGYIVGPRVGSLVLAGGAISWLVGIPIYMAVTDPQVVAGITGDASGYDAALAIWSAQIRFMGVGAMVVGGVWALVSLLGHVRDGVRSSIAALRAARAADGGPEILRTERDMPINFVAVGAVALAVPILAVFVLVIDRGSLSITPGLYWLVLALGTAFALLAGFLFASVAGYMAGLVGSSNNPISGVTIATILTISLILYLLLGMQVDFTVSAPQALSAAATAILVGAVVACAAAIAGDNMQDLKAGRIVGATPRQQQIMQLIGVTAAALVIAPILGLLFEAYGLGGVLPREGMDPDEMLQAPQATLMASVADGVFSRNLPWGMIGIGALIAAGVIALDQTLKARGSSLRVPVLAVAVGIYLPIELEVPIFVGGIVAWLVGRAVRRGGGGEGAVRQANHRGLLFSSGLITGEALVGIFLAIPFAISERGTDVLSLVPEGFDPIARWIGAAVVAGFVFWLYRASLRASE
- the clpB gene encoding ATP-dependent chaperone ClpB codes for the protein MIPNDRLTLKAREALNDATLAARRSDNPAVEDVHLLAALLAQDGGVIVPILQTVGVDLPDLEVRLERALRRLPKQSGAAPASSRELDRVLDAADALAGEMGDSFVTTEHLLLALAGEKASTTGPLLRNAGAGPETTRRAVEEVRGPHRVTDQDPEGKYRALERYGVDLTAEARAGKLDPVIGRDAEIRRVMQVLSRRRKNNPVLIGEPGVGKTAIAEGLAQRIVAGDIPGSLRNKQLVQLDIGSMLAGAKYRGEFEERLKATLKEITESGGRYVVFLDELHTVVGAGAAEGAVDAGNMLKPALARGQLRMVGATTLDEYRVHIEKDPALERRFQPVLVGEPGVDETLAILRGLKERYEVHHGVRITDPALVSAVRLSDRYIGDRFLPDKAIDLVDEAASRLRIEIDSMPEEIDELDRRVTQLEIEREALREEDDARSRGRLAELEGELAAARESLAGLNARWIREKDTIETVQRYKREIEELGVEAQQSQRRVDHQRAAEILHGELPKLRAELLAAEAKLKEIQDEGSFLNEEVGPGEIAEVVASWTGIPVARMLEDEKDRLATLEEHLHRRVINQSHAITAVSDAVRRSRAGLQDPNRPIGSFMFLGPTGVGKTETARALAEFLFDEESAMVRIDMSEYMERHAVARLIGAPPGYVGYEEGGQLTEAVRRRPYTVVLFDEIEKAHPEVFNVLLQILDDGRLTDGRGRTVDFRNAVLIMTSNIGSARILARSEAGESWAGTEAEVESALRGRFKPEFLNRVDEILVFQPLSREHLESIVGIQVDRVARMLAERDIRIEVGGAARRRIAEVGYDPAFGARPLKRAIQRLIANPLAMAFLEGRFREGDALRVELDEDGDGLRVVPLGAPDSREGEE
- a CDS encoding TIGR04283 family arsenosugar biosynthesis glycosyltransferase: MTREPESLAGSPRRPARPGPEFSVIVPTLDEEPHLDETLRRAKSALGPEAEVIVVDGGSRDRTAGIAADHGRVLATRPNRGAQLAAGARAASGEILVFLHADTWLPDGAATAIRAAVRAGAEAGCFRFALDPHAHGWRYRLLEWGVNWRTRRLHTATGDQALFATRDAYEACGGFGDLPLFEDVTFVRAVRRVARFRLLPLAARTSSRRWEAGFLRTVVRHWALRAAFFAGVDPRRLRRYHERPAGITESGVPPSRRAPRTSGSHSKR
- the mce gene encoding methylmalonyl-CoA epimerase, which produces MNQGNRIPGAPIIDHVGIAVNSLPDAVRQWSAILDRPPSGEETVPSEGIRATFFGEGSGRIELLAPLTPESPIARFLDRRGPGIHHVCVRVGDLEDALAAAEAAGAEAIPPRIRRGAGGARIAFLHPRALKGVLLEMREDPERR
- the trxA gene encoding thioredoxin, whose translation is MVDAANGGPIEITDANFADEIEGADGLAMVDFWAAWCGPCRLVGPIVDELAREYSGRVTVGKLDVDANPQTAFRFNVRSIPSILFFRGGEVVDTLVGAHPKDSLERKILEHV
- the rsmI gene encoding 16S rRNA (cytidine(1402)-2'-O)-methyltransferase, producing MPRVVTGALYVVGTPIGNLDDMPRRAVRILRSVDVCYAEDTRRTGSLLARLEASVPLRSLHMHNERARVDELLAALAAGRSAALVSDAGTPTVSDPGCRAVAAAREAGHEVFAVPGPSAVLAALSVSGFPADRFLFLGFVPRRGGERSAWIDDLRACADTAVAFEAPGRLVALLDELAEAGLGERRAVVCRELTKLHEETVAGSVRELASAFASREVRGEVTIVFGDRAAGNEVPDLAVLMEEARHWSRDGLRRREIADRLAAEFGLSRNEAYRVSLQVQEAPSE